The following DNA comes from Miscanthus floridulus cultivar M001 chromosome 5, ASM1932011v1, whole genome shotgun sequence.
CTTGCTCCGGCAGGCACGGGCGGGGAggactctctcttctctccttctCCTTCCGGTGCCGCTTCGCCTTATATGCGGCGGCGCCTCGGTGGTGAAGAGTTGGGGGAAAGTAGCGGCGGGGTGgggaagaagggggaggaggagaagTAGGAGGGGGCGAGGCAGCCACGTTTGTTCCACTTCTGGGCCGGCCCGTTAACAAAGTGTGTTGATTGTTCCACTTCTGTTGCCAAAGGTTGGTTCTTTAGTGCCACCTCACCAATTTGGAGAGGCAAAACTCAGCTTAAAAGCTGAAGCCGCCAAACCACACTGAACTTCTCATATCAAGCGCTATTCCGAATTTGTTACCCTTCTGGGCTAGTTGAGGCCGGTAGCTTTGCTGGGCTCCCCGTAGGGGTTGAGCCTGGCGCGGCCGTTGGTCCTTGGCTGGCCCACTGAACTGCCAACTTTTTTGTTTTCTAATTCTATGCTAATCGTTCCAACTGAATTTATTTTTTTAAACATATTTCTATCGTGTCCAACTAGTAACTAAATATCATATTCCATTTTTTTCCTAATTCTATTATAATCATTCCTACTgactttattttttaaaaaaaacatatttCTATCATGTCCAACTAGTAAATAAGTATCAAACTCCTTTTGTGTCATATGTAGCTAGGATGCCATGTCGAACAACAACTTGATATGTAGTCTCATCCTCTCGAGtgccatgtcatatgctaccaagtGCGATGTCGTATGCCACCGAGTGCCTCATCATGATCATAGGGCCACGTCATTGCCTATGTCTCATCCATTGAGTGGCACGTCATTGCCTACTTCTAGTGCTACTACTACTTCTgcagtggtgttggtacccacggTGAAACCTTATAGGGGGTGTAAAACAGGCTTGGAGGACTTTGTAATGGGCTTGTAGTGTGACCCCGCGAAGCACCTAGGTAGTGTGTGAACCGTGATGTGGAaaacatgactcatagtgaaaatgTGCaatctctgtagagtgtaaaaccaatatatcagccgtgctcacggacaagaTCGACTTGGACTTCTTCGAGATTAGATGGCTCTGATTTGTTTGGGGTGGTTCCCTTGGTAAGGGAATGGTTGGTTCAGTTGGgagcttggatggaatccaagtgttggtttgGTTCTATGAGGAGAAGGCAGAATTCACCTAGTAATTAGGTGCAAAGGAATTAAGGAAATTAGAATGTGTCGCTTAGGCGCTGGTGTCAAACAAAGTTAGCCTGTCCTTGCTATAAGCCTCATGTCACGTACGAATAAATTGATCCTGGCATACATATGTTGTGCATTCGATTTTGATTCTGGCATACATGGCCACCGAGCTCGGGCGAAACCCTAGCGCGGCCTCCCTCTTCCTCGACCTGGCCCTACGGCTTTTACCATTTTTTAGTTATAGAGACAAGCCCTCTCGAGAGAAATTTGGCTCCCAAATTTTCCCACAAGACATAGATTAAATGATTTTCTTTGTGTCAGTTGGAACAAATTCCAAATTGAATTGTGTGTACTCCTACTGAAAAAATTACGTAAATATATATTTAAATTGTATGTATGCAAAAGTTATATTTGAAAAACTGCCCATATAAAATTGTGACATGAATTTGATCGTGTTTTGGGTTTTACCGTAGCGCTATCACGGCTGCTATTTTTTTTAGGATTTGTCTATTCCTCACCCGAGTGAGCAATTACTCGATTTTTTCCCTCTTTccaatggcactgttcatcatcctaCTCGGCCCCGCCACGGCTGCACTACGCTGCTGTAGAGCTCCGGTGATTGGAACAAATTCCAAATTTAATTGTGTGTACTCCTACTTAAAAAATtacgtaaatatatatatatggtatgtATGCAAAGTTTTATTTGAAGAACGATCGTGTGTATAAAAAATGCCAGACCGCCTAAAACCCAGGTGAAGGCGCCAAAACGAAGGCTCAAAACCACAACACGTGCCTGATTTCCTCCCAAAATTTTCCAAAGTTTCCCACCGCGCCAAATTTCTGCGcacaaatgaaaaaaaagaaaaaagcgcCATATATCATCGGTTCCTCCCCCGTACCTGCCTATTCGTTTCCCCTCCCCCAAAATTAGATCGCGATCCGTCCAGGAGCCCCCGACGCCGCCTCCATGAGGGCCATGGCACCGACGCCGCCTGCGTCCAGGACGCCGCCGACGTCGCCTCCAGCCAGGACGTCGCTTCCTCCTCAGGGCATGAGCGCCAGCAACAACGCTACCGCCTTGGGCGCCCATCGATATATTGAAGCCACCCTCAAACTAGAAGATGAACATGGGTTCTCTCGTCCATATAGCACCAGGTAGATTGTTGACTTTGACTGCTGTCATCAGAAATCTAGTTTATTAGATTCCTGTTTGTTTGCACCAGGTAGATTGTTGGGGCTTTAGTTAGGGATGCAAACGGGTGCAGGTTTGCCTGCAACCTGCTAAATCCAGCCTGCAAAAAATCCTTCGCGGGAACCTGCGCTTGCCTAGCAGGCTTAAGCGGGAGTAACCTGTAATGCCTCTTAGGCTTAAGCCCACTGAGCAGTCTTCCTTGATCTCCCAGATGGTTTGCTTTTCATCCTGTAGTGTTGCTGTTGCGTGTGATCTCTTGTGGTTCTTGAACTTTCTGATATGGACTAGCATGGAAATGGACTGTATAGTTTGGATGCAGCCCTGATTGACTAGATGCGCTATACATTTATTGTTAGAAACATTGCTCTTTAATTTAGTTCTGTTGGTGCTTCTGTCCTTGTTTATTTCTTCAGCCGTTGCCGTTGTCATGACCAGAGTGGCTTCTTTTTGTTAGAGGCCTGTAATTGGTTATTTTACATGTGAAGTTCCTAATTTGTGGCCTTAACATTGGTTATTTTACATGTGGAGTCCAGGACGCCCCCGACATCGCCTCCGTTGAGGACGCCACTGGCAACGCCTTCAGGCAGGACGGCGCTTCATTCGTAGGGCATCAACGCTAGCACAGACTCCACCGCCTTGGGTACCCATCGCCATCGATATACTGAGGCCACCCTCGAAGTAGAAGATGATCTTGGGTTCTCTTCTCCATATGTCCCCAGGTACAATGATTACTTAATATAGGTTTTTTGATTCATATTTAATCTCGCATCACAGCAAATTCTACAAATTGTGAGGGGTTTAGGGTTTTCAAGCATTTGCTGCTTGCATATTTTGGTCATGATAAAAGCATATTTTTTTTCAATCTATGAGGATGGAATTGTCTGATTGTGTCATCAACTAGAACAAATTTTTTGGAACAAATTTTCTGATATTGAATGGATCTGGAACTCTGTCTTCAATGGGTTCACATCAAAGCAAGGCTGCAAAAATAATTGACAAAATAAAAGTATATTCAGTATATGTATGACAGGTTGACGTAATGTTGTCAAAATGATTAGAAACAAAGCCAATAGCTTCAGCATATGTATAACACTATACCTATGTCAAGATGTTATCAGTACTTTTTTTCACAGCTGCAACAGACACTGGCAAGCGTCATGATGATTTCTTCAGGACTCGTAGTTATGTTCTTAGTAAGCATATATATGGTGTTTATTGCATCTTAGAAGGAGGCACATTTATTTAGTGAACAATTCAAGCAAAGATATGAGATTTGAACATAAATGTGAGAACTCTCACTGCATTTTTAGCGCTATCAGGGATCTTGCTCTGCTTGCTAGCTCCATGTTGTTTATGTGATTTCATACTTATTTGTTTTTCAATATAAAGATATGTGTCTATCGCAGCCCTGAAATTAATCTGTGAAGCTCTTGAATGTTGGTAAATGCAAAGATATGTTACTGCATCTACAGTTAAGTCAAATTCATTGAAGATCTAGCTATCCAATCATCCAATGTGTTAGAACACAGGTTTAATATTTTCTTCATAAAAACAAATTTCTGACTTACTGGTTCTGTCTCTTCTGGATGGTCTACTATaacattattattatatattactACTGCTGCCTCCAGTAAAAAAATATGTTTAAGAAAAGGCAATTACTTGCTCGGTATTTGTTTTGCTTGTCTGAAATTACAGAAAGTAAACCCGTCTGTTTCGATTCAGGAATACAAAGTTTGAGATCGTTTTCTATGCTTAAATATCAATGTTTAACTACACAAAAATGTATGGATGTAGTTAACCTTTTTCTGCATCAGGCATTGAATTTCTCATGTTGCATGTGCCTGCTCTATAATGGGATTACAGAAACCATCTAAAATAGAATCCTGAATTCAATGATATTTAGCtcaattacttatatatatgtaaTACTTTACCTTTTTTATTCTTgtttatttatcaaccattgtccTATTTATGCAGTGGCATGGGCGAAATGTGGACTCTTTATGTTCATTGCAAGAATGGACTTCCAGATCAGGATTATGTAATGTTCAAATTGGAAAGGCCTCATATAAAATTGTCAACCTTGACATCTCTTAAGGACCAGCTTGGGTATAATGCTCGGGACTTCTTGTACTACAAGAAGCGTTGTGGAAGAGATGTTGCAAGTCTTCAGCCCCTCAATTTTGTCAGACATGCAGAGATTATGCTACAAGACAATGAGAGTGAGAAGGAAATCAGATTAGTACTCTCAAAGGAACAAGAGACAGCACAGCAAGTCAGCATAACACCCCTCAGCGACCAAGGCAGCAGCTGGAAGAAGATGAGCATCCGTTTATGGATGATCCTTTTGATGCATACAAGGACTGGCTAAAGAAGCTACGACCGGAACAATCCAAAAGTATATCATCTATGTTTTTGCATATGTTTTCGTATTAAGCAAAATCTTAGCACCTTTATATAAACTACACCTCATCTTACATTTTTTTGGTGGCTAACAGATTTGAAGGATGACACTAGGCAACAAGCAGTCAACACGTACAAGGAATTTTTAAGGATGAAAGGGGACATTCCAGAAATTAgtaatttattttccttcttcAACCAATGTTGTTTAGTACTATTTTTTTAAAACTGAACCTTTAACCTTGTGTGCAGTGGCATTTGTCGAGCAACGTGACACCGATGCAATCGTAGACGAAGACGACGAAAGCAATGGAAGCAATGCGACACCACCCTCAAATAGGCCAAGCCATGCAAGGAAGGCAAGAGACGAGGGAAACGGTTTGTGATAATGCATGTACTTTTAATATTGGGTTCACATATCTTAATTGAGAACTACTACAGCTCAAGATTGTTATTGTCTTTTTTGCAAGGACATGGCTCCAATGAACGCAAGAAAAGAGGTCGTGGCACTGTTAAAGGATTAACAGTAGGCAACAAGAGAGTTAAGGAACGCATTCACACACTCCCAATCGAATTTTCAGAAAGCCGTGGAGGACCCATTGGACCGAATACCCGTGCATTTGTCGATGAGGTCGTTATATTTACAAGGCAATGGTCCCCACTAATTGGAGTAAACAGTTGGAAGGATATAAAGGAAGAAGTCAAACTAGAAATTGCAGAAGAGATACTGGTATGATGTGTACTattttttgttaaggaacattgttgttgctcttttaCTGTCCAAAAAAGTGAGTGTACAGATGTAGAAATTGTGATGTTGACATGTTGATTTATGCTAATGTCATTGTACTAACCTAATGAATTTATCCCTCAGATGCTATTAGATTTCTTTTCTTGATTGTTTCTTTCCTCATGTTGCTTCATGCCTAGCCATTGTGCCTTTTAGTTTAGATTTCAGCTGAAAGCATATTCTGTAAACCCTTCCCATTGTATACAGAAAAAAGGCATGTTCAGTTAACCTCTCAAAGGAGAGTTATTTCTATGACTTTAGGATAGTGTTTGATCATTTATTTGACAAATTGGATGTGTGAAGCGAAGTGGATGATTTAGCTTTGTCATGTAGTATGTTTCATTAAATAAGTTTATTTTAGGCTCTCCAACTAGGATTAGTACTGTTGCATTGGATGATTAGTACTGTTGCACTagcatgaattttttttttaatttttatgatttattttttctaCACGCCACCTTAGCGtaagcacgggcattatactagttcTGATAAAACATTTCATTGCTTTTTAATTGTAAACAGCTTAGGTGGAACTTCATCAACATTGATGATGtggataaaagaaaagagaaaatatGGAAAATTGCCAAGGAGCGGTACAGAGGATGGCGATCTGATCTGAGTGCCACATACAAGGCTTATAATAGTTATGGTGAGAGGATACGAAATAAACCCGAAGAAATACACCTTTTTGAGTGGCACTACTTGCAGTTGTATTTTGGATCTGATAAATTCAAGGTCAGTGCTAGTAAAATCTACTTTGTCAAACAAAATTGATGGACCAAAGTTGCATTGTTACATACCACTTGTTCTCATTCTGCAGAAACTTAGCAGCCAGAACTCCTCCAACCGTCAGCAGCAAAGAACCAAGCATGTGATGGGTTCAAAGAACTTCTCACAATATAGCTTTGAGCTGGTAATCATTAGATACACTAATCTAGTCCTTCCCTTGTATGATGCAATACTTGTGTGCTAAATTTTTTGGCATCCTAGAGAGACCAAGAAACTGGTGAAGAGCCAAGTGATCTTCTTTGGAGGACCACTCACACAAAACATGGCGCATGATCAAATCCTGTATCAGCTTCGGTATATGTAAGTAAATGTTTCGTTAACCTTTTTATAGCTGCTGGTAGTGTCAAGCAACTCTTTACAGGTTCTGTTATTTAATTTAGGAAAATGCAACCATGAAAATTGGTGAGATTGGATTAGAACCTGATAGACCAGCACTTACAACTGTTGAGGAGAACATGATTTTCCAGCCATGCTACAAAGAAACAACACAAATCAAATCATCCAAATTACATGGGCATGGATATTTGGCTACGTATCGAACTCGCAGAGAACTTATGAAAGAGAACCTTGAAGTACATGCACGTGCTCAAGCTGCAGCTAGGGAGAAGAGCATTGCTTTAGAAGCAGAGGTTGACAAGCTTAAAGAACAGATTGTGCAAGAAGCTGCAGAAAGGgaaagggagaaagaagaaaataggAGGAGGATGCAAGAGGAGTTGGAAAATGCTAAGATAAACTTAAGAGAAGAAATGAAGCAAGAATTTCTTAATATGCTAGCGCAACACAAAGAAGGAGCTATGATTATGGTATTAGAATAATTTTTTATCCTTTGTACTCTTGATAATCTTATGATTGTGATGCCTAATCTTTCACCCCCAATATTTGTATGTATAGAGTACCCTGCAAAACAATGCCAGTACACAAGTTGCACAAATCatagaagaggaagatgagacaggtggacatgaaaatgaaaatgaagatGGGTTACAGGAGGTAATGACATTATTTCACTATGTTCCATGTACCTTGAACTGTAGCTAAAATAGATCAAACAACTGGATGTTTGTAGACTCAGCCTGGAAGCGTTGTCACCGTACAAAAAGGTGCACCAGCACCTACTCGCTCCACTAGAAGTACTGCACCTCCCAGCAGAGCTCTTTTCAACGAAAACACTACAAATGTGACTACATCGAAGACATATATCACTTTACAGTAGCTGATGAATAGGACAAAAAATAATCCCAAAAGGAGGAAGGTAACAACCAGATAATTGGAATCTAAATTCTTGCATGATTTAATGAAATTTTATCAAATGTGGCCTTCCTTGTTGAACTAGGAAATGTAGAAAATACATTGAACATGCGTGCTGAAAACTGCAACTTGTGCAGGTTTGATTGGGTGAGTTGTTTTGAGTAGTAATCTACCTTTTCTATGATACTTgataatacaaaagttgtagagggtTTAGAGATGTTTGTCGTCATGAAAGGTCATGATTTTAGACCTAGAGAATTAGAGTTATGAATTTTGAAAGTAGCCGGTCAGGTTTTGACCTTGGTCTGGACAGCAGTGGGTGTTTGTGTTTTTTGACAATGATAACTGCAGAATCTTATTTAACAAATAACtagaaagatgtagagaattttaTGGGCTTTCCGTATTGTTAAAGAATATAATTTTTCGTTGTctacaactcaagttatgatttttctaatcAACTAAACTGCTGCTGCCTTAAAAATTCAGAGAAGGCAGCTGCTACTGTAACATATGCAGTAGCTACATCTGATCCGTTGAAAAGGCCACGATGGATAGGATCAAAGCCGTATTTTCTTCTCCATCCCTCCCCAAGGCTTGCTGATAGACTCTGCTTCTTTTAGCAGAATTTATAAAGAGCAAAAGAGAATGCATACATCTTATAATGCAATCAAATGGAACACAGTTGCATGTGTCTGCTAGACTGCTATAA
Coding sequences within:
- the LOC136451025 gene encoding uncharacterized protein yields the protein MDDPFDAYKDWLKKLRPEQSKNLKDDTRQQAVNTYKEFLRMKGDIPEIMAFVEQRDTDAIVDEDDESNGSNATPPSNRPSHARKARDEGNGHGSNERKKRGRGTVKGLTVGNKRVKERIHTLPIEFSESRGGPIGPNTRAFVDEVVIFTRQWSPLIGVNSWKDIKEEVKLEIAEEILLRWNFINIDDVDKRKEKIWKIAKERYRGWRSDLSATYKAYNSYGERIRNKPEEIHLFEWHYLQLYFGSDKFKKLSSQNSSNRQQQRTKHVMGSKNLEVHARAQAAAREKSIALEAEVDKLKEQIVQEAAEREREKEENRRRMQEELENAKINLREEMKQEFLNMLAQHKEGAMIMSTLQNNASTQVAQIIEEEDETGGHENENEDGLQETQPGSVVTVQKGAPAPTRSTRSTAPPSRALFNENTTNVTTSKTYITLQ